Proteins from one Romboutsia sp. CE17 genomic window:
- a CDS encoding type II secretion system F family protein has protein sequence MNKFTYIAIMSDGSKTKGIIEAKDLSEAREKLKAKKLRVVDIKQKTYLGLFKKDIKRKKLKSDAISHFCRQFAIIISSGINSLTGLETLAMRTENKVLALEITRIVDVIRKGGTIADAMLEKDSKFPKILGAMVETGEETGTLEEVLKSMATFYEREHRVNQKIKNALTYPAIIAILSIVMLFIFTSFVIPQMIDSIIDVGGELPFMTKIIMAFGNFMGKFWWIILILVVIMSYLFLQYIKTPIGRHNKDLIINKIPLLGKGINSIVSMRFSRTLYLFISTGYPMLKGLDHIKASLNNSLAEKAVSDVKEGVIRGETLAENLERHNYFDSVLIQMIAIGEQTGQLEIISKQMAEFYEQESEIYLTRLVAMIEPTMIIIVGIIVAILVISVFLPMLNIYDSL, from the coding sequence ATGAATAAATTTACTTATATAGCGATAATGTCAGATGGTTCAAAAACAAAGGGAATTATAGAAGCTAAAGATTTAAGTGAAGCAAGAGAGAAGTTAAAAGCTAAAAAATTAAGAGTTGTGGATATAAAACAAAAGACTTACTTAGGTTTATTTAAAAAAGATATTAAAAGAAAAAAACTAAAATCAGATGCAATAAGTCATTTTTGTAGACAGTTTGCCATAATAATATCTTCTGGAATAAATAGTTTAACAGGACTTGAAACGTTAGCAATGAGAACAGAAAATAAGGTACTCGCATTGGAGATAACCAGAATTGTCGATGTTATAAGAAAAGGTGGAACTATTGCTGATGCTATGTTAGAAAAAGATTCTAAATTCCCAAAGATTTTGGGTGCCATGGTAGAAACAGGAGAAGAAACAGGAACACTTGAAGAGGTTTTGAAAAGTATGGCTACTTTTTATGAAAGAGAACATAGAGTTAATCAAAAAATTAAGAATGCATTAACATATCCAGCAATAATAGCTATATTATCTATTGTAATGTTATTTATATTCACAAGTTTCGTAATTCCCCAAATGATAGATTCTATAATTGATGTTGGTGGAGAGTTACCATTTATGACAAAGATAATAATGGCATTTGGTAATTTTATGGGAAAATTTTGGTGGATAATTTTAATTTTAGTTGTAATCATGTCATATTTATTCCTTCAATACATAAAGACACCAATAGGAAGACATAACAAAGATTTAATAATAAATAAAATACCTCTTCTTGGAAAAGGAATAAATAGTATAGTATCAATGAGATTCTCAAGAACTTTATATTTATTTATTTCAACAGGATATCCAATGTTGAAAGGGCTTGATCATATAAAGGCAAGCTTAAATAATTCACTAGCTGAAAAAGCAGTTTCAGATGTAAAAGAAGGAGTTATAAGGGGGGAAACCTTAGCAGAAAATTTAGAAAGGCATAATTATTTTGACTCGGTATTAATACAAATGATAGCAATCGGAGAGCAAACAGGGCAACTTGAAATTATAAGTAAGCAAATGGCTGAATTTTATGAACAAGAATCAGAAATATATTTAACTAGACTTGTAGCGATGATAGAACCCACTATGATAATAATTGTTGGTATAATAGTTGCAATTTTAGTAATATCAGTATTTTTACCGATGTTAAACATATATGACTCATTATAA
- a CDS encoding prepilin-type N-terminal cleavage/methylation domain-containing protein, whose protein sequence is MKNRSSKGFTLAEILISLSILSILILVFFGVINTSIKNNKKNEIDINSLSLAQSEVENIRIQIKNNNTSNLKDLENNEFIIGENHNYTFDNCDIDVLVEQKSDLLYEVNVTVKYKNPKDSRKKVQIITQVVVGRSNST, encoded by the coding sequence ATGAAAAACAGGAGTTCTAAAGGATTTACTTTAGCGGAAATATTAATATCACTAAGCATCTTGTCTATTTTAATACTAGTGTTTTTCGGTGTAATAAATACTAGTATTAAAAATAATAAAAAGAATGAAATAGATATTAATTCACTTAGTTTAGCACAGAGTGAAGTTGAAAATATAAGAATACAAATAAAAAATAATAATACTTCTAATTTAAAAGATTTAGAAAATAACGAATTTATAATTGGTGAAAATCATAATTATACATTTGATAATTGTGATATAGATGTTTTAGTAGAACAAAAGAGCGATTTATTGTATGAAGTAAATGTAACTGTGAAATATAAAAATCCTAAGGATAGCAGAAAGAAAGTGCAGATAATTACCCAAGTTGTTGTTGGGCGAAGCAATTCTACTTAA
- a CDS encoding PulJ/GspJ family protein, producing the protein MKKRGNSGFTLMELIIAITIFSIVIAIGYKIISGISIYTNNQKNITLNMSSANLINQYLTKDIEQSKSIGDKETINNISYKYTIFKENTTIDYIVENHTKKNKDTYNLTRKEGSSEILIVDGQQRYDDNPFLINETKNKGVYEVIVNYKENKVNKKYSFHTSTRLTLDLDSNDDNGNMDNEVNTLDSSSDTDISNIKEN; encoded by the coding sequence ATGAAAAAGAGAGGTAATAGTGGATTCACTCTTATGGAGCTTATAATAGCTATAACTATATTTAGTATAGTTATAGCTATTGGATATAAGATTATTAGCGGAATAAGTATATATACTAATAATCAAAAAAATATAACGCTTAATATGTCTAGTGCAAATTTAATTAATCAATATTTAACTAAAGATATAGAACAAAGTAAATCAATTGGAGATAAAGAAACCATAAATAATATAAGTTACAAATATACGATATTTAAAGAAAACACAACTATAGATTATATAGTTGAAAACCATACTAAAAAAAATAAAGATACATATAATTTGACTCGAAAAGAGGGTTCAAGTGAAATATTAATTGTTGATGGTCAGCAAAGATATGATGATAATCCATTTTTAATAAATGAAACTAAAAATAAAGGTGTATATGAAGTTATAGTAAATTATAAAGAAAATAAAGTAAATAAAAAGTATTCATTTCATACATCTACTAGATTAACCTTAGATTTGGATAGTAATGATGACAATGGAAATATGGATAATGAGGTAAATACTCTAGATAGTAGTTCTGATACAGATATATCAAATATAAAAGAAAATTGA
- the pilO gene encoding type 4a pilus biogenesis protein PilO, translating into MNSKEKKSILQKELNIKEIFIVISVFVIFFSYVYVFIYPKYSEFIESRSNLESLQNQSDKLEDEIAQISIIEKNVESLENELKVKSKILSYDIQDGMFLIGLSNLMSEVDVDLIQYSVEDIKQYDNFYALPATIQVRGSYKNVREIMHYLEKQENMTQVLDFDIKTYEEEEDISQSENISSIVPNNTVYWTNSGTLYHKQDCPVLQLESSQSGEEIQSGSAYQSGKNTPDENCKPYTVLTELNNNTTPKASGIVTATFKFISYSSQNPLLEFNNDDPTTWKPGKYNPFKTTSR; encoded by the coding sequence GTGAATAGCAAAGAAAAAAAGAGCATATTACAAAAAGAATTAAATATAAAAGAGATATTTATAGTAATTTCAGTTTTTGTTATATTTTTTAGTTATGTATATGTATTTATATATCCAAAATACTCAGAGTTTATAGAATCTAGGTCTAATTTAGAATCCTTACAAAATCAGAGCGATAAATTAGAAGATGAAATAGCTCAAATATCAATTATAGAAAAAAATGTGGAGAGTTTAGAAAATGAACTAAAAGTAAAAAGTAAAATTTTATCATATGATATACAGGATGGAATGTTTTTAATAGGTCTTTCAAATCTTATGAGCGAAGTAGATGTTGATTTAATACAATATTCAGTTGAAGACATAAAACAATATGATAATTTTTACGCTTTACCAGCAACTATACAGGTTAGAGGCAGCTATAAAAATGTAAGAGAAATAATGCATTATCTTGAAAAACAAGAAAATATGACTCAAGTATTAGATTTTGATATAAAGACTTATGAAGAAGAGGAAGATATAAGTCAAAGTGAAAACATATCAAGTATTGTACCTAATAATACAGTATATTGGACAAATAGTGGAACTTTATATCACAAGCAAGATTGTCCAGTGTTACAGTTAGAATCAAGCCAAAGTGGCGAAGAAATACAATCAGGATCTGCATATCAGAGTGGTAAAAATACGCCTGATGAAAATTGTAAACCATATACAGTATTGACGGAGTTAAATAATAACACTACACCAAAAGCGAGTGGTATAGTTACAGCAACATTTAAATTTATAAGCTATTCATCTCAAAATCCATTGTTAGAATTTAACAATGATGATCCAACAACATGGAAGCCTGGAAAATATAATCCATTTAAAACTACGAGTAGATAA
- a CDS encoding GspE/PulE family protein: protein MMQKIRIGDKLVQYGYITEEQLQKALSLQKETGKRIGEILIEQGLITAELLTNVLTEILKVDTIDLTPSNIRTEAVKKIPKNICKRYKVFPYKIDEKKLYLAMEDPQDREAIQDVRRISGMDIVPHIATISEINQAIEIWYSNTDIDKAINEYAKNDVQSIIKEEITGDEDINAAPIVRLVHSILESAVRKKASDIHIEYDGDLMRVRFRIDGILMEHMKTSAKAYKAIISRIKIMANLNISERRLPQDGRIYLTVDNKPIDFRVSTMPTSKDEKVVMRVLDKSSFMIGKDKLGLSKESIDIYDKLLLNPYGLILVVGPTGSGKTTTLYSMLNQLNDVEKNILTIEDPVEYELQGINQSQINYKAGLDFTSALRAFLRQDPDIIMVGEIRDHATAEIAIRASLTGHLVLSTLHANTAIGAIARLIDMNIDSFLITSSLIGVVAQRLVRKICPFCKEEYIASVGEKKVLGYDLDKHLTLFKGRGCDKCNNTGYKGRLGIYEIIQITKDIRDLIDKNANEEEILNKANELGMKSIKQDAAYKVLDGQTTVEEMLRVTFISD, encoded by the coding sequence ATGATGCAAAAAATAAGAATTGGAGATAAACTTGTTCAATACGGATATATAACAGAAGAACAACTACAAAAAGCCCTATCGTTGCAAAAAGAAACAGGAAAAAGAATAGGTGAAATACTTATAGAGCAAGGGTTAATAACAGCAGAATTATTAACAAATGTACTAACAGAAATATTAAAAGTAGACACAATAGACCTAACTCCATCAAATATAAGAACAGAAGCGGTAAAAAAAATACCTAAAAACATATGTAAAAGATACAAAGTATTCCCTTATAAAATAGATGAAAAAAAACTATATCTAGCAATGGAAGATCCACAAGACAGAGAAGCTATACAAGATGTAAGACGTATATCAGGTATGGATATAGTGCCTCATATAGCAACCATTTCAGAAATAAATCAAGCAATAGAAATATGGTATTCAAATACAGATATAGATAAAGCAATAAATGAATATGCAAAAAATGATGTACAAAGTATAATAAAAGAAGAGATAACAGGCGATGAAGATATAAATGCAGCTCCAATAGTTAGACTTGTTCACAGTATATTAGAAAGTGCAGTAAGAAAAAAAGCAAGTGATATTCATATCGAATATGATGGTGACTTAATGAGAGTTAGATTTAGAATAGATGGAATTCTCATGGAACATATGAAGACAAGTGCCAAGGCATACAAGGCTATAATAAGTAGAATAAAAATTATGGCTAATTTAAACATATCAGAACGTAGACTTCCTCAAGATGGAAGGATATATCTTACAGTAGATAATAAACCAATAGATTTTAGAGTATCAACGATGCCAACTAGTAAAGATGAAAAAGTTGTTATGAGAGTGCTAGATAAATCAAGTTTTATGATTGGTAAAGATAAACTAGGGCTTAGCAAAGAATCAATAGATATATATGACAAATTATTATTAAATCCATATGGATTAATATTAGTTGTAGGTCCAACAGGTAGTGGTAAAACAACAACGTTATACTCAATGCTAAATCAATTAAATGATGTAGAAAAAAATATTCTTACAATAGAGGATCCTGTAGAATATGAGTTACAAGGAATAAATCAATCTCAAATAAATTATAAAGCAGGACTTGATTTTACAAGTGCTTTAAGAGCATTTTTAAGACAGGACCCAGATATAATAATGGTCGGAGAGATAAGAGATCATGCAACTGCAGAAATAGCAATAAGAGCATCACTTACAGGACATTTAGTTTTAAGTACACTACATGCAAATACTGCAATCGGAGCAATAGCAAGACTTATAGATATGAATATAGATAGTTTCCTTATAACATCTTCATTAATTGGTGTTGTAGCACAAAGACTTGTAAGAAAAATATGTCCATTCTGTAAAGAAGAATATATAGCTAGTGTAGGAGAGAAAAAAGTATTAGGTTATGATTTAGATAAACATCTGACTTTATTTAAAGGAAGAGGATGTGATAAATGTAATAATACTGGGTATAAAGGTAGACTAGGTATATATGAAATCATACAAATAACAAAAGATATAAGAGATTTAATTGATAAAAATGCTAATGAAGAAGAAATATTAAATAAAGCAAATGAGCTTGGTATGAAAAGTATAAAGCAAGATGCAGCTTATAAAGTTTTAGATGGTCAAACTACAGTTGAAGAAATGTTAAGAGTAACATTTATTAGTGACTAA
- a CDS encoding type IV pilus twitching motility protein PilT: MNIFDLLKMAIELGASDIHITVDSQPIARVKGKFLKLTDRKLTNYDTMEMVQELAGEKNFKKLELNGECDFSVEIDTGERFRVNAYKQKGNYAIAIRAITAQVPDFETLGLPEVLKTFTQKHKGLILVTGPTGSGKSTTLASLIDIINKNQQKHIITLEDPIEYVHHHKNSIVNQREIGQDTESFNSALRSILRQDPDVILIGEMRDPETISIALTAAETGHLVFSTLHTVGAAKTIDRIVDMFPSEQQQQIRTQLSTVCEGIISQQLISTIDGRKRVAAFEVMVSNTAIRNLIRENKTYQIQNIISTGSKQGMKSMDQELINLYRQGLISRDSVLSRCTDYEYTSKLIGERY, encoded by the coding sequence ATGAATATATTTGACTTACTAAAAATGGCTATAGAATTAGGAGCATCTGATATACATATAACAGTAGATAGTCAACCTATAGCTAGAGTAAAAGGAAAATTTTTAAAACTGACTGATAGAAAACTGACTAATTATGACACAATGGAAATGGTTCAAGAATTAGCTGGAGAAAAAAACTTTAAAAAGTTAGAATTAAATGGAGAATGTGACTTTTCTGTAGAGATAGATACTGGTGAAAGATTTAGGGTAAATGCATACAAGCAAAAAGGAAATTATGCTATAGCAATAAGAGCTATAACTGCGCAAGTACCAGATTTTGAAACTTTAGGGCTACCAGAAGTATTAAAAACATTTACGCAAAAGCATAAAGGACTTATATTAGTAACAGGACCAACAGGAAGTGGAAAAAGTACAACGCTTGCAAGTTTAATAGACATAATAAATAAAAATCAACAAAAACACATAATAACATTAGAAGACCCTATTGAATATGTTCATCACCATAAAAATAGTATAGTTAATCAAAGAGAAATAGGGCAAGATACAGAGAGTTTTAATTCTGCATTAAGATCAATACTTCGCCAAGATCCAGATGTAATACTTATAGGTGAGATGAGAGATCCAGAAACAATATCTATTGCATTAACAGCAGCAGAAACAGGCCATTTAGTTTTCTCAACTCTACATACAGTTGGGGCCGCTAAAACAATAGATAGAATAGTTGATATGTTTCCATCAGAACAGCAGCAACAAATAAGAACTCAATTATCAACGGTTTGTGAAGGTATAATCTCACAACAACTTATTTCTACTATAGATGGTAGAAAAAGAGTTGCAGCTTTTGAAGTGATGGTATCAAATACAGCTATAAGAAATCTAATAAGAGAAAATAAAACTTATCAAATACAAAATATAATCAGTACAGGTAGTAAGCAAGGGATGAAGTCTATGGATCAAGAATTAATTAATTTATATAGACAAGGCTTAATATCAAGAGATAGTGTATTAAGTAGATGTACAGATTATGAATATACATCTAAACTTATTGGTGAAAGATATTAA